In Phoenix dactylifera cultivar Barhee BC4 chromosome 11, palm_55x_up_171113_PBpolish2nd_filt_p, whole genome shotgun sequence, the following are encoded in one genomic region:
- the LOC103719435 gene encoding carbonic anhydrase, chloroplastic-like isoform X2 produces MEPVERMMSGFEQFKKEVFDKKPDFFGQLAEGQSPKFMVFACADSRVCPSVVLNFQPGEAFTVRNIASMVPPYDPTKYAGVGAAIEYAVLHLKVDSIVVIGHSRCGGIKGLMSIKDDGTTSTDFIESWVKIGLVAREKVKAQHATLPFQDQCTQCEKEAVNVSLQNLLTYPFVKEGLEKKTLRLFGGHYDFVKGSFETWEP; encoded by the exons ATGGAACCGGTGGAGAGGATGATGTCCGGGTTTGAGCAGTTCAAGAAGGAGGTCTTTGA CAAGAAGCCAGACTTTTTCGGTCAGCTTGCAGAGGGTCAAAGCCCTAAG TTCATGGTGTTCGCGTGTGCGGACTCCCGCGTGTGCCCCTCCGTGGTCCTCAACTTCCAGCCTGGCGAGGCCTTCACCGTCCGTAACATCGCCAGCATGGTCCCACCCTACGACCCG ACAAAGTACGCGGGCGTTGGGGCAGCCATCGAGTATGCGGTCCTCCATCTCAAG GTGGACAGCATCGTGGTGATCGGTCACAGCCGTTGTGGTGGGATCAAAGGGCTCATGTCCATCAAGGATGACGGGACCACCAGCAC tGACTTCATAGAGAGTTGGGTGAAGATTGGCCTTGTAGCGAGGGAGAAAGTGAAGGCACAGCACGCGACTTTGCCTTTCCAGGACCAGTGCACCCAATGTGAAAAG gAGGCCGTGAACGTCTCTCTCCAAAACCTGCTGACCTACCCCTTTGTCAAGGAAGGGTTAGAGAAGAAGACTCTCAGGTTGTTTGGAGGGCATTATGATTTTGTTAAAGGTAGCTTTGAGACATGGGAGCCTTAG
- the LOC103719447 gene encoding pentatricopeptide repeat-containing protein At5g48910-like encodes MRRFLHPKHLHQFHARAVVSGLIHDPFVAGNLLESLLGLDPSALAPALALFSHAGARSPFMWNTLVHAHLANGLPTYALSLFAQMLRDPTSPPNRYSFPVALKALAQLQSFKEGVSLHSRILKLGFDSDPFVHATLVHLYGTCGHVREAHMVFDSISDPSVSAWTALLSGYAKLGQLEAAREVFDRMPERNLVSWNAMISVYVQGGRPRLALELFREMLVLKIRPNSSVMVSVLVAIAESGALREGRWIHAYLERSEVEWSPNLRTSLVNMYSKCGDVTSARQTFDRIRDRGVDLWNAMIAGLGLNGKGKEALELFDTMLSEGLKPDDMTFIGVLCGCSHAGLVNEGMACFEAMSQVHNVTPKVEHYSCMVDLLGRAGLLQEALELIRNMPVEANGRVWGSLFGACRIHGDVELGETVGKLLIESEPGTPGHYVLLASLYASQGRWKDAIDVRDTMKRRGVELEPGCSLTEVDGVVHEFLAGDRTHPRTTEIYDKLDEIAKLLRSRGYVPSTRHVSFDISEEEKEGVVFRHSEKLAIALCLISTGPEEVIRIVKNLRICGDCHSMAKVVSEAYSREIVIRDRSRFHHFRQGSCSCLDYW; translated from the coding sequence ATGCGGCGCTTCCTCCACCCCAAACACCTCCACCAGTTTCACGCCCGCGCCGTCGTCTCCGGCCTCATTCACGATCCCTTCGTTGCCGGCAACCTCCTCGAGTCCCTCCTCGGCCTTGATCCCTCCGCTCTCGCTCCCGCCCTTGCCCTCTTCTCCCACGCCGGGGCTCGGTCCCCCTTCATGTGGAACACCCTTGTCCACGCCCACCTCGCCAACGGCCTCCCCACCTACGCCCTCTCCCTGTTCGCCCAAATGCTCCGCGACCCCACCTCCCCACCCAACCGCTACTCCTTTCCCGTCGCCCTCAAAGCCCTCGCCCAGCTCCAGTCTTTTAAAGAGGGCGTGTCCCTCCATTCTAGGATCCTTAAGCTTGGCTTCGACTCCGACCCCTTTGTCCATGCTACTTTGGTCCATCTCTATGGCACCTGTGGTCACGTTAGGGAGGCCCATATGGTCTTTGACTCGATCTCCGATCCGAGTGTCAGTGCTTGGACTGCGCTGCTCTCTGGGTATGCAAAATTAGGACAGTTGGAAGCTGCCAGGGAGGTGTTTGATCGAATGCCTGAGagaaatttggtttcttggaatGCCATGATATCGGTATACGTTCAGGGTGGGAGGCCACGACTGGCTTTGGAATTATTTCGCGAGATGCTGGTCTTGAAGATCCGGCCGAATTCCTCTGTTATGGTGAGTGTTCTTGTGGCAATAGCCGAGTCGGGTGCTCTTAGAGAGGGGAGGTGGATTCATGCTTACTTGGAGCGGAGCGAAGTGGAGTGGAGCCCCAATTTGAGGACGAGTTTGGTGAACATGTACTCAAAATGTGGGGATGTGACGAGTGCGAGGCAAACGTTTGATAGGATTCGAGACCGAGGGGTTGATTTGTGGAACGCGATGATCGCAGGGCTTGGATTGAATGGTAAAGGAAAGGAGGCATTAGAGCTTTTTGATACCATGTTGTCGGAAGGATTGAAGCCTGATGACATGACCTTCATTGGTGTTTTGTGCGGATGTAGCCATGCAGGGTTGGTAAATGAAGGGATGGCATGCTTTGAGGCCATGAGCCAGGTGCACAATGTGACACCTAAGGTGGAGCATTATAGTTGCATGGTGGACCTCCTTGGGAGGGCCGGCCTTCTTCAAGAGGCTCTAGAGCTTATAAGGAACATGCCTGTCGAGGCAAATGGGAGGGTGTGGGGATCGTTGTTCGGTGCTTGTAGGATTCATGGGGATGTTGAATTGGGAGAAACTGTGGGGAAGCTCTTGATCGAGTCGGAGCCTGGCACACCCGGTCATTATGTTCTTCTTGCAAGCTTGTATGCATCACAGGGGAGGTGGAAGGATGCGATCGACGTGAGAGACACTATGAAGAGAAGAGGGGTTGAGCTCGAACCGGGGTGTAGCTTGACTGAGGTTGATGGTGTGGTTCATGAATTCCTTGCAGGTGATCGAACACATCCAAGAACTACAGAAATTTATGATAAGTTGGATGAGATAGCCAAGTTGTTGAGATCTAGAGGGTATGTCCCGAGCACgaggcatgtgtcatttgaCATCagtgaagaggagaaagaggggGTGGTGTTTAGGCACAGCGAGAAGCTGGCGATTGCACTCTGTCTGATCTCCACTGGACCAGAGGAAGTGATTCGGATTGTGAAGAATCTTCGGATTTGTGGAGATTGCCACTCTATGGCTAAGGTTGTCTCAGAGGCTTACAGTCGGGAGATTGTGATCAGGGACAGAAGTCGATTCCACCATTTCAGACAAGGTTCCTGCTCTTGTTTGGACTACTGGTGA
- the LOC103719435 gene encoding carbonic anhydrase, chloroplastic-like isoform X3 translates to MHCPVKEMEPVERMMSGFEQFKKEVFDKKPDFFGQLAEGQSPKFMVFACADSRVCPSVVLNFQPGEAFTVRNIASMVPPYDPTKYAGVGAAIEYAVLHLKVDSIVVIGHSRCGGIKGLMSIKDDGTTSTDFIESWVKIGLVAREKVKAQHATLPFQDQCTQCEKVGVKQQ, encoded by the exons ATGCATTGCCCTGTTAAG GAGATGGAACCGGTGGAGAGGATGATGTCCGGGTTTGAGCAGTTCAAGAAGGAGGTCTTTGA CAAGAAGCCAGACTTTTTCGGTCAGCTTGCAGAGGGTCAAAGCCCTAAG TTCATGGTGTTCGCGTGTGCGGACTCCCGCGTGTGCCCCTCCGTGGTCCTCAACTTCCAGCCTGGCGAGGCCTTCACCGTCCGTAACATCGCCAGCATGGTCCCACCCTACGACCCG ACAAAGTACGCGGGCGTTGGGGCAGCCATCGAGTATGCGGTCCTCCATCTCAAG GTGGACAGCATCGTGGTGATCGGTCACAGCCGTTGTGGTGGGATCAAAGGGCTCATGTCCATCAAGGATGACGGGACCACCAGCAC tGACTTCATAGAGAGTTGGGTGAAGATTGGCCTTGTAGCGAGGGAGAAAGTGAAGGCACAGCACGCGACTTTGCCTTTCCAGGACCAGTGCACCCAATGTGAAAAG GTTGGAGTTAAACAGCAATGA
- the LOC103719435 gene encoding carbonic anhydrase, chloroplastic-like isoform X1, whose product MHCPVKEMEPVERMMSGFEQFKKEVFDKKPDFFGQLAEGQSPKFMVFACADSRVCPSVVLNFQPGEAFTVRNIASMVPPYDPTKYAGVGAAIEYAVLHLKVDSIVVIGHSRCGGIKGLMSIKDDGTTSTDFIESWVKIGLVAREKVKAQHATLPFQDQCTQCEKEAVNVSLQNLLTYPFVKEGLEKKTLRLFGGHYDFVKGSFETWEP is encoded by the exons ATGCATTGCCCTGTTAAG GAGATGGAACCGGTGGAGAGGATGATGTCCGGGTTTGAGCAGTTCAAGAAGGAGGTCTTTGA CAAGAAGCCAGACTTTTTCGGTCAGCTTGCAGAGGGTCAAAGCCCTAAG TTCATGGTGTTCGCGTGTGCGGACTCCCGCGTGTGCCCCTCCGTGGTCCTCAACTTCCAGCCTGGCGAGGCCTTCACCGTCCGTAACATCGCCAGCATGGTCCCACCCTACGACCCG ACAAAGTACGCGGGCGTTGGGGCAGCCATCGAGTATGCGGTCCTCCATCTCAAG GTGGACAGCATCGTGGTGATCGGTCACAGCCGTTGTGGTGGGATCAAAGGGCTCATGTCCATCAAGGATGACGGGACCACCAGCAC tGACTTCATAGAGAGTTGGGTGAAGATTGGCCTTGTAGCGAGGGAGAAAGTGAAGGCACAGCACGCGACTTTGCCTTTCCAGGACCAGTGCACCCAATGTGAAAAG gAGGCCGTGAACGTCTCTCTCCAAAACCTGCTGACCTACCCCTTTGTCAAGGAAGGGTTAGAGAAGAAGACTCTCAGGTTGTTTGGAGGGCATTATGATTTTGTTAAAGGTAGCTTTGAGACATGGGAGCCTTAG